A single region of the Montipora capricornis isolate CH-2021 chromosome 13, ASM3666992v2, whole genome shotgun sequence genome encodes:
- the LOC138030663 gene encoding uncharacterized protein — MTSHRAPKQWSLSSNETITSIEAWENNLKYILSLDPNFADFLTDGSSWGKKTNATPLRGFSNDPESVPTARRRTAAQKVTHLEMMLGQIANYAPIISRNSIVKNSTSISGVWQSIRQHYGLQLTGSRFLDLANISLKPEQRPEDLFQILMAFIEDNLLTRSSGITHYGEIPDADEELSPSLENFIVLTWLRLLHPNLPRLVKQRYGTELRSRTLASVKPEISQALESLLDELHTSDESKVLRSAPPTDHRSFVPTRRRLLPKPRAVKSCPLCQQAGRPDFRSHFLSGCKFLPEPDRLFMSKIRQVAGIELEESSYDYQHYPDLTSPPGFEEFTDMQHCPSRVLPTMTPPATRRVNVSQSPFLHAFYGHHPLRLTIDTGAETNMMRASLTHYAVRACHLLRAPNTNTTVWPGEFLEIDTSSVLLKDATLAIEPRMDSVSSSHLKPAHTWPHPDIVQSIGGKLRLLNNTEEPLLIRKNDHLCQARLTVLESSIEPSSTQAAEPCPKSTTPPSSSVESVHVDPDGLLSPAEKAAFISLLKEFQLVFDPRIPGYNGAAGPIEGVVNMGPVEPPQRKGRVPQYSRDQLDLLQTKFDELEAQGIFSRPEDLNVVVEYLNPSFLVKKRNGGFRLVTAFTDVGRYSKPQPSLMPDVDSTLLKIACWKYIVVSDLSQAFYQIPLAKNSMKYCGVVTPFKGVRVYTRCAMGIPGSETALEELMCRVLGDLLQEGCVAKIADDLYCGGNSHQELLLNWRKVLSALDRCNLRLSPAKTIICPASTTILGWIWSQGSIRASPHRVAALASCEPPKNVRGLRAFVGSYKMLGRVLSGAAKLLAPLESLTAGRQSQDTISWSDELLVCFRSCQEALTSNRSITLPKPDDQLWIATDGSVKMNGLGATLYVLRDQKLHLAGYFSAKFKKHQASWLPCEIEALSIAAAVKHFAPYIIQSKSKTYVLTDSKPCVQAFDKLCRGQFSSSPRVTSFLSSVSRYQITLLHLAGSANLPSDFASRNAPACDDPRCQVCSFVFEAEDLAVRPISVHDVLSGKTSLPFTSRSAWLQSQLECPDLRRVHSHLKQGTRPSKKLTNIKDVKRYLNLVSISRDGLLVVKRDEPFAAPRECIVIPRSVVDGFLAALHVKLDHPSRHQMKLVSQRYFFALDLDKALDRCSQCCHLCSSLKKVPSSLIEQSTSDPPDGFGISFAADIIKRYRQLVLVVRETSTSFTAACLLDNERRESIRSGLLRLCLELRPLSGPPSVIRVDPAPGFASLGDDEILKQYGFAVEVGRVKNPNKNPVAEKCVAELGDELLRVCPEGGTISPLSLAVATANLNTRIRNRGLSAREMWLQRDQFTNAQIPFSDLQVVRQQQSLRLRNHPTSERSKAPGCCPRPATPVQVGDLVYITSDGSKTSARNRYLVVSVDGLWCNVRKFTGSQLRSTSYRVKLSECYRVPDLTETTSNLSRHYSSASYPEDTDEEPLTSEHVDEEPTPLLTPQSTPSPAPAVVPSELATPPDPQPDIHHVPESSSPPSGSMTVDIDAHIPEPTSSPGPRRSSRSTRRPAYLKDYITY, encoded by the exons ATGACTTCACACAGAGCGCCGAAACAGTGGTCGCTTTCTTcgaatgaaactattacttcgATCGAAGCCTGGGAAAACAATCTAAAGTACATCTTGTCCCTCGATCCGAACTTCGCAGACTTTCTTACTGATGGATCTTCGTGgggtaaaaaaacaaacgctACACCCCTACGTGGTTTCTCCAACGATCCTGAATCTGTTCCAACGGCGAGAAGAAGGACTGCTGCTCAAAAAGTAACACATTTAGAAATGATGCTCGGCCAAATTGCCAATTACGCCCCTATCATTTCTCGGAACTCAATCGTCAAGAATTCTACATCAATTAGCGGCGTTTGGCAATCGATCCGACAGCATTATGGCTTGCAGTTAACTGGCTCCCGTTTCTTGGACCTCGCGAACATTTCTTTGAAGCCTGAACAGCGTCCTGAGGATTTATTCCAAATCTTAATGGCCTTTATTGAGGACAACCTACTCACCAGATCCAGCGGAATCACTCATTATGGCGAGATCCCGGACGCTGACGAAGAACTATCTCCATCCCTCGAAAATTTTATTGTTCTCACTTGGCTACGCCTACTCCATCCCAACCTTCCACGACTTGTGAAACAACGTTATGGAACCGAATTACGTAGTAGGACGTTGGCCTCTGTGAAACCTGAAATCTCTCAAGCTCTCGAGTCGTTACTTGACGAGCTCCACACCAGTGATGAATCAAAGGTTCTACGCTCTGCGCCCCCGACTGATCATCGCTCATTTGTTCCCACACGACGCAGGCTACTGCCTAAACCTCGAGCTGTCAAGTCTTGTCCTCTTTGCCAGCAGGCCGGCCGCCCAGATTTTCGGTCACATTTTCTCAGCGGTTGCAAGTTTCTGCCCGAGCCTGATCGTCTCTTCATGTCCAAGATTCGCCAAGTGGCCGGCATTGAATTAGAGGAGAGCAGTTATGATTACCAGCACTATCCTGATCTGACTAGCCCTCCGGGTTTTGAAGAATTCACAGATATGCAGCATTGTCCCTCCAGAGTCCTACCTACTATGACACCCCCTGCCACTCGTCGCGTAAACGTCTCCCAGTCTCCATTCCTTCACGCTTTTTATGGTCATCACCCTTTACGCCTTACAATAGACACCGGCGCAGAAACTAATATGATGAGAGCTTCTTTA ACCCACTACGCTGTCAGAGCTTGCCACCTCCTTCGCGCCCCGAATACTAACACAACCGTCTGGCCGGGTGAGTTCCTGGAAATTGACACCTCCTCAGTGCTACTTAAAGATGCTACACTTGCCATTGAGCCCCGTATGGATTCGGTCTCTTCTAGTCACCTCAAACCTGCTCACACCTGGCCTCATCCCGACATTGTCCAGTCCATTGGTGGTAAACTGAGACTTCTCAACAATACCGAGGAGCCCCTACTAATCCGCAAGAACGACCATTTATGCCAAGCACGTCTAACTGTTCTGGAGTCCTCCATAGAGCCCTCCTCAACCCAAGCTGCAGAGCCGTGCCCCAAGTCTACTACTCCTCCCTCTTCTTCCGTCGAGTCCGTACATGTAGACCCTGACGGTTTGTTGTCCCCTGCTGAGAAAGCCGCGTTCATTTCGCTACTGAAGGAATTCCAATTGGTTTTCGATCCCCGTATTCCTGGTTACAATGGAGCTGCCGGGCCGATTGAAGGGGTTGTGAATATGGGCCCTGTCGAGCCTCCCCAGCGAAAAGGGCGTGTCCCACAGTACTCTCGCGATCAACTCGACCTGCTTCAAACCAAATTTGACGAACTTGAGGCTCAAGGCATTTTTAGTCGACCAGAAGATTTAAACGTTGTGGTGGAATACTTGAATCCATCCTTCTTGGTGAAGAAGAGGAATGGCGGTTTTCGCTTAGTCACAGCCTTTACTGACGTGGGCCGCTATAGCAAGCCCCAGCCCTCACTAATGCCGGACGTGGACTCCACTCTTCTCAAGATTGCTTGCTGGAAGTACATTGTAGTCTCTGATTTGTCTCAGGCGTTCTACCAAATCCCACTTGCAAAGAACTCCATGAAGTATTGTGGCGTGGTTACACCCTTTAAAGGCGTTCGTGTCTACACGCGTTGCGCAATGGGAATCCCCGGTTCCGAAACGGCCCTCGAGGAGCTAATGTGCCGCGTCCTGGGTGATCTCCTTCAGGAAGGGTGTGTCGCTAAGATTGCCGACGACTTGTATTGTGGTGGTAACTCCCATCAAGAGCTCCTTTTAAACTGGCGAAAAGTCCTCTCGGCTCTCGATCGCTGCAACCTTCGCCTCTCACCTGCGAAAACCATAATCTGCCCAGCTTCTACCACCATTCTCGGTTGGATATGGTCCCAGGGCTCGATCCGCGCTTCTCCCCATCGTGTAGCTGCTCTTGCTTCTTGTGAGCCACCCAAGAATGTACGCGGTCTCCGTGCTTTTGTTGGCTCATACAAAATGCTTGGTCGGGTCCTTAGTGGAGCTGCTAAACTCCTCGCTCCTCTCGAGTCGCTTACGGCTGGTCGTCAATCTCAAGACACCATCTCTTGGTCTGATGAGCTCCTAGTATGTTTTCGCTCCTGTCAAGAAGCACTCACGTCTAACAGATCCATCACCCTCCCCAAGCCTGATGATCAACTTTGGATCGCAACCGATGGTTCCGTCAAGATGAATGGCCTCGGCGCCACTCTTTATGTGCTTCGTGACCAGAAGCTCCACCTTGCCGGATACTTCAGTGCCAAATTTAAAAAGCATCAAGCCTCCTGGTTACCATGTGAAATAGAGGCATTGTCTATTGCCGCTGCCGTCAAGCATTTTGCCCCTTATATAATTCAATCAAAGTCTAAGACTTATGTACTGACTGACAGCAAGCCGTGTGTCCAGGCCTTTGACAAGCTCTGCCGTGGACAGTTCTCCTCCAGTCCCCGAGTGACTTCGTTTTTGTCATCTGTTAGCCGTTACCAAATCACACTGCTCCATTTGGCTGGTTCTGCCAACCTGCCTTCTGACTTTGCTAGTCGTAACGCACCAGCTTGCGACGACCCTCGCTGCCAAGTTTGTTCATTTGTATTCGAAGCTGAAGACCTAGCTGTGCGTCCCATTTCTGTTCATGATGTGCTATCGGGGAAGACGTCCCTTCCTTTCACAAGCCGTTCCGCCTGGCTCCAATCGCAACTAGAGTGCCCGGATTTGAGACGTGTCCACTCTCATCTTAAGCAGGGCACTCGCCCGTCAAAGAAGCTGACAAACATTAAAGATGTCAAGCGTTACCTGAACCTGGTCTCCATTTCCCGTGACGGCCTACTCGTCGTAAAACGCGATGAACCTTTCGCTGCGCCCCGCGAATGTATTGTCATTCCACGCTCTGTTGTTGATGGCTTCCTTGCTGCCTTACACGTGAAGCTGGACCACCCCTCCCGTCACCAGATGAAACTGGTTTCACAGCGTTATTTCTTCGCTTTAGATTTGGACAAAGCCCTGGATCGGTGCTCGCAGTGTTGCCACCTATGCTCTTCCCTGAAGAAAGTTCCATCCAGCCTCATTGAACAATCAACCTCTGATCCCCCCGACGGCTTTGGTATTTCCTTCGCTGCAGACATCATAAAGCGCTACCGTCAGCTAGTACTTGTCGTCCGCGAGACGTCCACGTCCTTCACTGCAGCCTGCTTGTTGGATAACGAACGTCGTGAATCCATTCGCTCTGGTCTCCTCCGTTTGTGCCTTGAGCTGCGACCTCTGTCTGGCCCCCCTTCCGTCATAAGGGTAGATCCCGCTCCTGGCTTTGCTTCTTTAGGTGACGATGAAATCCTTAAGCAGTATGGCTTTGCCGTGGAAGTCGGCCGAGTCAAAAACCCGAACAAGAATCCTGTGGCAGAGAAATGCGTCGCAGAACTTGGTGATGAGCTTCTACGTGTTTGTCCTGAGGGTGGTACAATCAGTCCTCTTTCCTTAGCTGTGGCGACAGCCAATCTCAACACCCGTATCCGCAACAGAGGATTGTCTGCCCGCGAGATGTGGCTTCAACGCGATCAATTCACTAACGCACAGATCCCTTTTTCCGACCTCCAAGTTGTTCGACAACAGCAGTCGTTGCGGCTCCGTAACCACCCCACAAGTGAGAGATCCAAAGCCCCAGGCTGTTGCCCTCGCCCGGCCACGCCCGTTCAAGTAGGCGATTTGGTGTACATTACTTCTGATGGCTCCAAGACCAGTGCCCGCAATCGGTATCTTGTGGTCTCCGTGGATGGCCTATGGTGCAACGTACGCAAGTTCACCGGTTCACAGCTGCGTTCTACCTCTTATCGCGTCAAGCTGTCCGAATGTTATCGTGTTCCTGACCTAACAGAGACCACGTCTAACCTCTCTCGTCATTACAGCTCCGCTTCCTACCCTGAAGATACCGACGAAGAGCCTCTCACCTCTGAGCACGTTGACGAGGAACCCACTCCCCTCCTTACACCTCAGAGCACTCCGAGTCCGGCTCCTGCTGTAGTTCCTAGCGAGCTCGCTACCCCACCAGATCCTCAGCCTGACATTCATCATGTGCCCGAGTCTTCCTCTCCGCCGAGTGGAAGCATGACTGTTGACATTGATGCCCATATCCCGGAGCCTACCTCCTCACCTGGCCCACGCCGGTCAAGCCGTTCAACTCGTCGTCCGGCTTACCTCAAGGACTACATTACATATTAA
- the LOC138029981 gene encoding RYamide receptor-like has protein sequence MNTTSNESASCSIHRNPTAYKIGATFAYCLIFVVSLVGNSFIGIIVYKTKTLRKSIDIFIVNMAMSDQLIPLIVIPVEVVNLYRYYWLKPGVLGNALCKLMYFSFEVSVIVSVLSLILIAVSRFKAVVFPLRSPLISSRQCPLLILATWIIATATNLPYLFVHVLEKHEGRVKCYFKWEEIFGESLSLTDFTLAYYIAFFDFPMILLIMLYSIILIKLKLQKRPGEQSTVAEKQSQKQKGNVLKMAIAILLGLFLCRLPWTIIDRIELNAGDVLPCGFFIYAEFFYFLSLLYCAVNPCICFVFSRNYRKGFKRLLKGFIFDPSMIS, from the coding sequence ATGAATACAACATCAAATGAATCCGCTAGCTGTTCCATCCACAGGAATCCCACTGCATACAAAATTGGCGCAACCTTCGCTTACTGCCTCATCTTTGTTGTTTCGTTGGTGGGAAATTCCTTTAtaggaataattgtttacaaaacgaagaccttaAGGAAATCAATCGACATTTTCATAGTCAATATGGCTATGTCTGACCAGCTTATTCCGCTTATCGTCATCCCCGTGGAAGTTGTAAACTTGTATCGATATTACTGGCTCAAACCTGGTGTCCTCGGCAATGCCTTGTGTAAGCTGATGTATTTTTCATTCGAGGTGTCTGTCATTGTGTCCGTTCTGAGCCTGATTCTGATAGCAGTGAGTCGATTTAAAGCTGTGGTGTTTCCGCTCCGTTCACCATTGATCAGTTCGAGACAGTGTCCCTTGCTTATTCTCGCCACATGGATCATTGCAACAGCAACCAATTTGCCATACCTGTTTGTCCATGTCCTCGAGAAACACGAAGGAAgagtaaaatgttattttaagtgGGAAGAAATCTTTGGAGAGTCCTTATCATTAACAGACTTCACTCTTGCCTATTACATCgcctttttcgatttccccaTGATCCTTCTGATCATGTTATACTCGATCATCCTTATCAAGCTCAAGTTACAAAAGAGGCCAGGTGAACAATCGACTGTTGCTGAGAAACAAAGCcagaaacaaaaaggaaatgtGTTGAAGATGGCCATAGCTATCTTGCTAGGGTTGTTTCTTTGCAGGTTGCCCTGGACAATTATTGACCGGATAGAACTGAATGCCGGTGACGTACTGCCGTGTGGTTTTTTCATCTATGccgaatttttttattttttatccctCTTATATTGTGCGGTCAATCCTTGTATCTGTTTCGTCTTCAGCAGAAACTATCGTAAAGGATTCAAGAGATTGCTGAAGGGTTTCATTTTTGATCCTTCCATGATTTCGTAA